The Lycium barbarum isolate Lr01 chromosome 9, ASM1917538v2, whole genome shotgun sequence genome has a segment encoding these proteins:
- the LOC132611537 gene encoding subtilisin-like protease SBT3.6: MVYSYRYGFSGFAATLTDSQAKQIGELPGVVRVIQNHRYKTHTSRSWDFLGLSKNDPNNLLNKTNQGDGVIIGILDTGIYGDSEAFNDKGLRSNSISMERKIIGARWYIKGFMKDRNLNPTVVEKSINLSPLDEEGHGTHVASTAAGSYVNNLQFYGLNMGTVRGGAPLARDADLLACIDDAINDGVDVLSASICRDGVKSAEVNLENLMGIGSFHAVSHGIPFVAGGGNNGPESSTISNTSPWLINVAASNDDREIVTPLTLGNNETILVSLHNFYDCKLQQ; this comes from the exons ATGGTGTATAGCTATAGATATGGCTTCTCTGGGTTTGCTGCTACGCTCACCGATTCTCAAGCCAAACAAATTGGAG AATTGCCTGGTGTGGTTCGAGTTATACAAAACCATCGTTACAAGACTCATACGTCAAGGAGTTGGGATTTTTTGGGTCTCTCTAAAAATGATCCCAACAATCTTCTCAACAAAACAAATCAGGGTGATGGAGTCATAATTGGCATTTTAGATACAG GTATATATGGAGACTCAGAAGCTTTTAACGATAAAGGGCTAAGGTCCAATTCCATCTCGATGGAAAG AAAAATCATTGGAGCTCGTTGGTACATAAAAGGGTTTATGAAAGACAGGAATCTAAATCCGACAGTGGTCGAAAAATCTATTAATTTATCACCATTAGATGAGGAAGGACATGGTACACATGTTGCCTCTACAGCCGCTGGTTCTTACGTTAACAATCTTCAATTCTATGGTCTTAATATGGGGACAGTACGAGGTGGAGCACCACTTGCACG TGATGCTGATCTTCTTGCCTGTATTGATGATGCTATAAACGATGGGGTTGACGTATTGTCAGCATCTATTTGTAGAGATGGTGTTAAATCTGCTGAAGTTAATCTCGAAAATCTTATGGGGATAGGATCTTTCCATGCTGTATCCCATGGTATACCTTTTGTTGCTGGTGGAGGAAATAACGGGCCTGAATCAAGCACTATCAGCAATACTTCTCCATGGTTGATAAATGTTGCTGCTAGCAATGACGATAGAGAAATTGTTACTCCTTTAACACTTGGTAACAACGAGACAATACTAGTAAGCCTCCATAACTTTTATGATTGTAAgttacaacaataa
- the LOC132610182 gene encoding subtilisin-like protease SBT3.9 isoform X1, whose protein sequence is MLGYLLPFTISHRKERTKKMNNPTSSLVFLFFLLIFTCLCEITAKADEADAKIYIVYLGHKPHDDHELITDSHHDILGQVVGSKEEAKKRMIYSYRHGFSGFAAKLTNSQAKQIGELPEVVRIIQNSRYKTHTSRSWDFLGLSKNDPNNLLNKTNQGDGVIIGILDSGIWGDSEAFNDKGLGPIPSRWKGNCKSEGNFNATKHCNKKIIGARWYIKGMMEEKELNQTMVEELYDLSPLDDDGHGTHVAYTAAGSYVNDVQYYGLNMGTVRGGAPLARLAIYKVCWKDNKNTYCGSADILAGIDDAIKDGVDILSASIGDDGVFSEVNFFENLLGIGSFHAVSHGISFIAAGGNTGPESSTISNTSPWVINVAASNDDREIVTPITLGNNKTILAAQGIFKGKEQAFAPLVIFENITNYNEVKSIANEVKGKVLMLFFQNQIDIIFSLLTLKTTGVLALIVSTPPLNQNIDYNQTHGVPIPFFSVDLEQGNQIFDYFQQCKSNKQDPMIKLGQSEVFEGKKIFLKVPKFSSRGPNSFTPEILKPDVAAPGVSVLAAVPPYKGDNGFQLLSGTSMAAPHVSGIVALLKAAHPNWSPAAIKSALVTTAWNEDTYRYEIYSEGTGDKLADPFDFGGGICNPNGATDPGLVYDMEKNDYLNYLCSLGYTNDKVHNATTLLSDTKNSTAAGIICPSEVPSRLDLNLPSISIPNLKNSVIVRRTVTNVGNVNSVYKLVVKPPRNTAIKVSPHVLKFNSKTNKISFEVKITSNHEGRSKFNFGSLSWIDGKHFVRIPIAVRK, encoded by the exons ATGTTGGGTTATCTTCTCCCTTTCACAATTTCTCATAGAAAGGAGAGAACTAAAAAAATGAATAATCCAACTTCTTctcttgtttttttatttttcttgttaaTCTTTACTTGTCTATGTGAAATAACCGCAAAGGCGGATGAAGCTGATGCTAAG ATTTACATTGTCTACTTGGGACACAAGCCACACGATGATCATGAACTTATCACCGATTCACATCATGACATTTTAGGTCAAGTGGTTGGGAG TAAGGAAGAAGCCAAAAAACGGATGATATATAGCTACAGACATGGCTTTTCTGGGTTTGCTGCTAAGCTCACTAATTCTCAAGCCAAACAAATTGGAG AATTACCTGAAGTGGTCCGAATTATACAAAACTCTCGTTACAAGACTCATACGTCAAGGAGTTGGGATTTTTTGGGTCTTTCTAAAAATGATCCCAACAATCTTCTCAACAAAACAAATCAGGGTGATGGAGTAATAATTGGCATTTTAGATTCAG GTATATGGGGAGACTCGGAAGCTTTTAATGATAAAGGGCTAGGTCCAATTCCATCTCGATGGAAAGGTAATTGCAAATCTGAAGGAAATTTCAATGCCACAAAACATTGTAACAAAAAAATTATTGGTGCACGTTGGTACATAAAAGGGATGATGGAAGAAAAGGAACTAAACCAGACAATGGTCGAAGAATTATATGATTTATCACCATTAGATGACGACGGGCATGGTACACATGTTGCCTATACAGCTGCTGGTTCTTATGTTAACGATGTTCAATATTATGGTCTTAACATGGGGACGGTACGAGGAGGAGCACCACTTGCGCGGTTAGCTATTTATAAG GTCTGTTGGAAAGATAACAAAAATACATATTGTGGTAGTGCTGATATTCTTGCTGGTATTGATGATGCTATAAAAGATGGAGTTGACATATTGTCAGCATCTATTGGTGATGATGGTGTCTTTTCTGAAGtcaatttttttgaaaatctTTTGGGGATAGGATCTTTTCATGCGGTATCCCATGGCATATCTTTTATTGCTGCTGGAGGAAATACTGGACCTGAATCAAGCACAATCAGCAATACTTCTCCATGGGTGATAAATGTTGCGGCTAGCAATGACGATAGAGAAATTGTTACTCCTATAACACTTGGCAACAACAAAACTATACTA GCCGCTCAAGGAATTTTTAAAGGGAAGGAACAAGCATTTGCTCCTTTGGTCATTTTTGAAAATATAACAAA TTATAATGAAGTCAAATCTATTGCCAATGAAGTGAAAGGAAAAGTTCTAATGCTTTTCTTTCAAAACCAAATTGATATAATTTTTTCTTTGCTGACTCTAAAAACTACTGGGGTTTTGGCTCTGATTGTTTCTACTCCCCCTCTTAACCAAAACATTGACTACAATCAAACTCATGGTGTCCCTATACCCTTTTTTTCGGTTGATTTGGAGCAAGGAAACCAAATATTTGATTATTTTCAACAATGTAAATCGAA TAAGCAAGATCCTATGATTAAATTGGGTCAATCTGAAGTTTTTGAGGGGAAGAAGATATTTCTAAAAGTGCCCAAGTTCTCATCAAGAGGCCCGAATTCCTTTACTCCAGAAATTTTGAAG CCGGATGTTGCAGCTCCTGGTGTAAGTGTACTTGCAGCAGTTCCTCCTTATAAAGGAGACAATGGATTCCAACTCCTGTCAGGAACATCCATGGCAGCTCCTCACGTCTCAGGAATTGTTGCACTCCTTAAAGCTGCACATCCTAATTGGTCTCCTGCAGCGATCAAATCCGCACTTGTAACTACAG CATGGAACGAGGACACATATAGATATGAAATCTATTCGGAAGGAACAGGAGATAAACTTGCTGATCCATTCGACTTTGGAGGAGGCATTTGTAATCCAAATGGAGCAACGGATCCTGGCTTAGTTTATGATATGGAGAAAAATGATTATTTGAATTATCTTTGCAGTTTGGGTTATACTAATGATAAGGTTCACAATGCAACTACATTACTTTCCGATACGAAAAATTCTACTGCAGCAGGCATTATATGTCCCAGTGAAGTACCTTCTAGGTTGGATTTGAATCTCCCTTCAATATCTATTCCAAATCTTAAGAATTCAGTTATTGTCAGAAGAACTGTTACTAATGTTGGAAATGTCAACTCTGTATACAAGCTAGTGGTTAAACCTCCTAGAAATACTGCAATTAAAGTAAGTCCACATGTCTTGAAGTTCAATTCCAAGACAAATAAAATTTCCTTTGAGGTCAAAATCACATCTAATCACGAAGGAAGGAGTAAATTTAACTTTGGAAGTTTGTCGTGGATTGACGGCAAGCATTTTGTTAGAATTCCTATTGCTGTGAGAAAATAA
- the LOC132610182 gene encoding subtilisin-like protease SBT3.6 isoform X2 — protein sequence MKLMLSKEEAKKRMIYSYRHGFSGFAAKLTNSQAKQIGELPEVVRIIQNSRYKTHTSRSWDFLGLSKNDPNNLLNKTNQGDGVIIGILDSGIWGDSEAFNDKGLGPIPSRWKGNCKSEGNFNATKHCNKKIIGARWYIKGMMEEKELNQTMVEELYDLSPLDDDGHGTHVAYTAAGSYVNDVQYYGLNMGTVRGGAPLARLAIYKVCWKDNKNTYCGSADILAGIDDAIKDGVDILSASIGDDGVFSEVNFFENLLGIGSFHAVSHGISFIAAGGNTGPESSTISNTSPWVINVAASNDDREIVTPITLGNNKTILAAQGIFKGKEQAFAPLVIFENITNYNEVKSIANEVKGKVLMLFFQNQIDIIFSLLTLKTTGVLALIVSTPPLNQNIDYNQTHGVPIPFFSVDLEQGNQIFDYFQQCKSNKQDPMIKLGQSEVFEGKKIFLKVPKFSSRGPNSFTPEILKPDVAAPGVSVLAAVPPYKGDNGFQLLSGTSMAAPHVSGIVALLKAAHPNWSPAAIKSALVTTAWNEDTYRYEIYSEGTGDKLADPFDFGGGICNPNGATDPGLVYDMEKNDYLNYLCSLGYTNDKVHNATTLLSDTKNSTAAGIICPSEVPSRLDLNLPSISIPNLKNSVIVRRTVTNVGNVNSVYKLVVKPPRNTAIKVSPHVLKFNSKTNKISFEVKITSNHEGRSKFNFGSLSWIDGKHFVRIPIAVRK from the exons ATGAAGCTGATGCTAAG TAAGGAAGAAGCCAAAAAACGGATGATATATAGCTACAGACATGGCTTTTCTGGGTTTGCTGCTAAGCTCACTAATTCTCAAGCCAAACAAATTGGAG AATTACCTGAAGTGGTCCGAATTATACAAAACTCTCGTTACAAGACTCATACGTCAAGGAGTTGGGATTTTTTGGGTCTTTCTAAAAATGATCCCAACAATCTTCTCAACAAAACAAATCAGGGTGATGGAGTAATAATTGGCATTTTAGATTCAG GTATATGGGGAGACTCGGAAGCTTTTAATGATAAAGGGCTAGGTCCAATTCCATCTCGATGGAAAGGTAATTGCAAATCTGAAGGAAATTTCAATGCCACAAAACATTGTAACAAAAAAATTATTGGTGCACGTTGGTACATAAAAGGGATGATGGAAGAAAAGGAACTAAACCAGACAATGGTCGAAGAATTATATGATTTATCACCATTAGATGACGACGGGCATGGTACACATGTTGCCTATACAGCTGCTGGTTCTTATGTTAACGATGTTCAATATTATGGTCTTAACATGGGGACGGTACGAGGAGGAGCACCACTTGCGCGGTTAGCTATTTATAAG GTCTGTTGGAAAGATAACAAAAATACATATTGTGGTAGTGCTGATATTCTTGCTGGTATTGATGATGCTATAAAAGATGGAGTTGACATATTGTCAGCATCTATTGGTGATGATGGTGTCTTTTCTGAAGtcaatttttttgaaaatctTTTGGGGATAGGATCTTTTCATGCGGTATCCCATGGCATATCTTTTATTGCTGCTGGAGGAAATACTGGACCTGAATCAAGCACAATCAGCAATACTTCTCCATGGGTGATAAATGTTGCGGCTAGCAATGACGATAGAGAAATTGTTACTCCTATAACACTTGGCAACAACAAAACTATACTA GCCGCTCAAGGAATTTTTAAAGGGAAGGAACAAGCATTTGCTCCTTTGGTCATTTTTGAAAATATAACAAA TTATAATGAAGTCAAATCTATTGCCAATGAAGTGAAAGGAAAAGTTCTAATGCTTTTCTTTCAAAACCAAATTGATATAATTTTTTCTTTGCTGACTCTAAAAACTACTGGGGTTTTGGCTCTGATTGTTTCTACTCCCCCTCTTAACCAAAACATTGACTACAATCAAACTCATGGTGTCCCTATACCCTTTTTTTCGGTTGATTTGGAGCAAGGAAACCAAATATTTGATTATTTTCAACAATGTAAATCGAA TAAGCAAGATCCTATGATTAAATTGGGTCAATCTGAAGTTTTTGAGGGGAAGAAGATATTTCTAAAAGTGCCCAAGTTCTCATCAAGAGGCCCGAATTCCTTTACTCCAGAAATTTTGAAG CCGGATGTTGCAGCTCCTGGTGTAAGTGTACTTGCAGCAGTTCCTCCTTATAAAGGAGACAATGGATTCCAACTCCTGTCAGGAACATCCATGGCAGCTCCTCACGTCTCAGGAATTGTTGCACTCCTTAAAGCTGCACATCCTAATTGGTCTCCTGCAGCGATCAAATCCGCACTTGTAACTACAG CATGGAACGAGGACACATATAGATATGAAATCTATTCGGAAGGAACAGGAGATAAACTTGCTGATCCATTCGACTTTGGAGGAGGCATTTGTAATCCAAATGGAGCAACGGATCCTGGCTTAGTTTATGATATGGAGAAAAATGATTATTTGAATTATCTTTGCAGTTTGGGTTATACTAATGATAAGGTTCACAATGCAACTACATTACTTTCCGATACGAAAAATTCTACTGCAGCAGGCATTATATGTCCCAGTGAAGTACCTTCTAGGTTGGATTTGAATCTCCCTTCAATATCTATTCCAAATCTTAAGAATTCAGTTATTGTCAGAAGAACTGTTACTAATGTTGGAAATGTCAACTCTGTATACAAGCTAGTGGTTAAACCTCCTAGAAATACTGCAATTAAAGTAAGTCCACATGTCTTGAAGTTCAATTCCAAGACAAATAAAATTTCCTTTGAGGTCAAAATCACATCTAATCACGAAGGAAGGAGTAAATTTAACTTTGGAAGTTTGTCGTGGATTGACGGCAAGCATTTTGTTAGAATTCCTATTGCTGTGAGAAAATAA
- the LOC132610228 gene encoding subtilisin-like protease SBT3.14: MLFFQNKEEMVPSLSALNNTGVLALIVSTSPHLDEINDYYQTYGVPIPFYLVDVEAGNQIFNYFQQCKYNNQDPMIKLGQSQVLEGNVVSRKVPKFSARGLNSFAPKILKPDVAAPGVSILAAVPPHEGDNGFNTYSGTSMATPHVSGIVALLKAAHPNWSPAAMKSALVTTAWNEDTHRSEIYSEGAGDKLAGPFDFGGGICNPNGATDPGLVYDMDKNDYLNYLCSLGYTNDKVHNATTLLSDTKNSTAAGITCPNEVPSRLDLNLPSISVPNLN; encoded by the exons ATGCTTTTCTTTCAAAACAAAGAGGAAATGGTTCCTTCTTTGTCAGCTCTAAATAATACTGGGGTTTTGGCTCTTATTGTTTCTACTTCCCCCCATCTTGATGAAATCAATGACTATTATCAAACTTATGGTGTCCCAATACCATTTTATTTAGTTGATGTGGAGGCAGGAAAtcaaatatttaattattttcaaCAATGTaaatataa TAATCAAGATCCTATGATTAAATTGGGTCAATCTCAAGTTCTTGAGGGCAATGTGGTATCTCGTAAGGTGCCTAAGTTCTCAGCAAGAGGCCTAAATTCCTTTGCCCCAAAAATTCTGAAG CCGGATGTTGCTGCTCCTGGCGTAAGTATACTTGCAGCAGTTCCTCCTCATGAAGGAGACAATGGTTTCAACACGTATTCAGGAACATCCATGGCAACTCCTCATGTATCAGGAATTGTTGCACTCCTTAAAGCTGCACATCCTAATTGGTCTCCTGCAGCTATGAAATCCGCACTTGTAACTACAG CATGGAACGAAGACACACATAGATCTGAAATCTATTCGGAAGGGGCAGGAGACAAACTTGCTGGTCCATTTGACTTTGGAGGCGGCATTTGTAATCCAAATGGAGCAACGGATCCTGGTTTAGTCTATGATATGGATAAAAATGATTATTTGAATTATCTTTGCAGTTTGGGTTATACTAATGATAAGGTTCACAATGCAACTACATTACTTTCCGATACGAAAAATTCTACTGCAGCAGGTATTACATGTCCTAATGAAGTACCTTCTAGGCTGGATTTGAATCTCCCTTCAATATCTGTTCCAAATCTTAATTAA